AGATCATGCGCAACTCACACCACCTCAAGGGAGACACGGCACCACGTGCCGGCCGCAGATAGGTCTTCCCTATCCCGCCCTGATGAGTCCAGCGGGGTCTTCCATCATGTCGAATGCGGTCCCGAAATCTATCTGGTCTTTCTTGTAGAGCTCCAGCAAGGCTTGGTCCTTGGTCTGCATCCCCGCAGTGCCCGATTCCATCAGCGAATAGAGCATCTGGGTATCGTTCCTGATCATCTGCTGAACGTCAGGCGTCGCGACGAGCAGCTCCATAGCGAGCGCCCGGCCCTGGCCGTCCTTCTTGACCACGAGATATTGGCATGTTATCCCTATGAGATTCCTGGCGAGGCTGTTTCGGACGGAGCTAGTGCAGCTGTCAGGAACGAGTTCGAGCAGATTGCTCACGCACGACTGGCAGCTCGAGGCCTGCGCACACCCGATAACCAGAACCCCACTCTCCGCAAGCTGCAGCGATCCTGTAAACGCATCCAGCGAGTCAAGATCAGAGATGCCGACCACATCTGCATTGTGCTCCTGCGCCGCCGCGAGTGCCTGCCGAACTGAGGGCACGTCTGAGGCTATTTCCACCTGCGTTACCATGCTCTTCTTGTGCTGGAAAAGAAACGAGATAGGGTCTTCGATCGTCCTTATATGCAAGCTCCTGCGCTCGTTCAGAAAATCGATTGCCGCCGCCCAGACAGTTGACCTGCCCGAGCCGGCCGGGCCGGTTATGAGCATGAGTCCCGACCTCTTGTCGAGGAGCTCGAAGAAAGTCGATGGTAGTTCGAGCTGCTGGGCGGGCATGATGTCCTTAATTATCTCCTTGAAGGTGCCACAGATGCTGCCCTTCTGGTAGTAGAGGCTTGCCCGGAACCTCGCCAGCCCGCTTATCCCGAAGCTGATGTTCAGCGACTTATCCCTCGACAAACGCTTCTTCTGGTCTTCGTTCAGCAGGCCCAGGCAATGTATCTCTGTTTCAGCAGGGGAAAGAGAGGTCTTAAAGATCGGCACGATTTTGCCATCTTTGCGCAGCCGCGGAGGCGACCCCGGAACCAGATGTAAATCAGAAGCGCCACGCTTGATCATCGTTTTGAGCAAGGCCTCAAGCGTAACCGACTTCTCTTTTCTAGCCTTGGCAGACATTGAGAGCTCCCCAAACCGAAAAGCAAAATCGATGTTTAATAGTTCAAGATTGACTCCTTCGGGTGAAGATTTCAAGCAGAAATCCAAGGCGATCTCAGATATATCTAAACTCGTGAGAAGTCGCGCAACCCGAACGTCACTGTCCCAACACGGGGCGGCTGATCTCCCTGCTGGGGATGCAGCTTGCGCACATTGGATGGCCGCGGCCGCGCAGCCTCCGCCGCTTATCACCCCGAAGGCCGCTCCCTCTCCAGACAGAGCGCCAGCCGTCGCTGATGAGGTTGCCGTAAGGTTCAAGATTCCCGAACGCGAAGAGGCATGGGAAGACGTCGCCGTCTGCCGTCACGTAGATGTTCTCCGACTGTGGACAAACCTCCTGACACTTCAGAATCGGCCGCCCCGCCGAATCGAGCTCGTAGTTGCAGACCTCGTGCCCGACCGGAAGATCATCGACGTGAATCCTGCGATACGTCTCGTCGTCCCGCGCAGTGTCAATCCTCATTGGCTTGACGTAAGCCGAATCACAGCCTATCCGTTCGACAATCCGTCTGAACGCATCGATCTGTTTCACACTGGTCTTGGTCGCGATCAGCTGGACCTCGACCAACGGGAAATGCCGCTTCCGTTCACGCCGTCCCGAACATATCGCGGCGATGTTTGAGATCGTCCTTTCAAACTTGGCCCCCACCTGTTTCGCCTCGTATTCATCCCGCTCGGCCGAGATGAGCGTCGTTACGATTCGATGAGGCGCAAGGTCGATCAGCTCGTCGATCATTGCCTGGCCCAGCGTGGCGAGGTTTGAGTTGAGCGTAACAACCAGGCTCCTCTTGCGCGCCTCATCTATCATTCTAAGAATATCGGGATTCATGAGTGGCTCGCCGGTCCTTACGAACGTTACGGCGGTGACGTGGCGGCTCACGTGTCTCATTACGGATGCGAAATCATCAGCTGACATGAACTTGCGTTTTCTGCCCGACAGATCGAACACGTCCTCGCACCAGGGGCAGCTGAGGTTACACTCGGTGGATGCCTCGACCAAGAGACATCGCGGCCACCCAGCTATTCGCCGGGCCGCCTCCTTCGCCGCAAGCGCGATCAGCCACGAGGCCTTCGACGCTCGCAGAATCTGCCCCAGAGTCCTGATCCGTCTGGAAGATACGATCGCCATCCCAACATATTAGCAGATTCGTTGCGCGGCCGCCGGAATCACACATGAAGTTCGCGGACTCTCCACCCTAGATCGGTTCCGTCTCGTTCGGTCGGTAGATGACGGTGCACCTGGTGAACCATCTGGCGATACAGACGAGCATCCAGGGAAGAGATAGTCACATGTCGCAGCACACTGCCTTGACCCTGGTCTCAATAACATCTCCATGTTCGGCAATGAATCTGCTCAGAGTCTCTTTGCTGCGTCGCTGTAAGTGGAGCAAAACCGGATGATCGGGCATCTTTCGCAGGCAGGGTTCGAGGGCTTGCACATGTCCCGCCCAAGCGAGATGAACGCCACGTGTAGCTCACGCCTAATGGAAGGTGGGATGCGCTCCTGTATCTCGGTCATCAACTTGTCGCTGGGATAGCCAGATGTCTCACACCACCCAATTCTCCTTCTTCTGGCTCAAGCCTCCGACTTTGATCGTCTTAGCCACCTCTGTTACGCTGCACTTAGCGCGCAACTCGCGCTAAGTGAGGAAATCACGGTGAGATGCGTCGTTTGTGGCTCTGAGATGGTCAGTACCAAGACTGACCTTCCATTCAAGGTAGGGCCATCGTCTATTGTCATCAGCAAGGAACTGCCGGTTCAATCTTGCACAAGATGCCAGGAGTTCGCCCTGGAAGACGCCATCATGGAGAAGGTTGATAAAATACTGGCCTCCGTTGACGAGTCGCTGGAGCTTGAGGTCGTTCACTTCGCCGCTTGACCGGTGCTGTCAAACGCCTTTGTGGAACTGGAAGACGGGGGGTCAAAAAACCTCGACCTCGATCCGTTGGACGCCGACGAGGCGCGGCAGGTCATCGGCTTGAGCCGGTGGGTTCGGGCGTTGGGATACGTCTGTTAGGTTTTTGCTTTCCCGATCTGCGCAATCTGTGTAATCTGCGGACAAATGAGGAGGCGAGCATGAACTATCACGGGATAGACATACCGCGAGACAGGATCGCGGAGTTCTGCCGCAAGTGGAAGGTTACCGAGTTGTCGCTTTTCGGGTCGGTGCTTCGCGAGGATTTCGGTCCGGAAAGCGATGTGGACGTGCTGGTTACCTTGGCTGAAGATGCGCCGTGGAGCCTTTTTGAATGGGTTGATATGATAGACGAGCTGAAGGTTGTTTTCGGGCAAGATGTGGACCTGGTGGAGAAATCCGGTCTTAGGAATCCTTTTCGCCGGCATGAGATACTGAAGCACATGAAGGTGGTCTATGCGGCCTGAAAGACTATGATTCCAACTCAACATCCGACAGGGCAGGAGTCCCGGCCAGCAAGAGGCCAATTCTACAATGAGGATTGCATCGAGGGCTGCAAGAGGCATGTCCCCGATGGCACGGTCGATCTGATAATCACTGACCCTCCTTATGGTATCGCCGGTGATAAGCTCCACCAGCACTACAACCGCAAGGAGGGATTTGTTCTTGATGGCTACATCGAGGTTCCGGCCGATGAATACGCTGACTTTAGCTTGCGGTGGCTGGAGCAGGCGGCGAGGATTCTGCGGCCGGGTGGTGCGCTTTATGTGTTTTCAGGATATACGAACCTTGTTCACGTTCTCAAAGCGCTGCGTGTGGTGGGTTTGGAGGAGGTAAACCATATTATATGGAAATATAATTTCGGCGTCTATACTAAGCGGAAATACATCTCCTCACACTACCACATCATGTACTACAAAAAGCCCGGCGGCCGTGTAACCTTCAACACCTACTGCCGATATGGCGCTGACGAGCGCGATGACAACGGCTCCGAGAACTACCGTGACAGAGAGGACGTCTGGATAATCAACAGGGAATATAAGCCTGGCCAGCGAAAGAACAAGAACGAGCTCCCTAAGCAGCTGCTCATCAAGCTCATCCAATACAGCAGCAACGAGGGAGACCTGGTCTGCGACCTTTTTTTGGGCAGCTTCTCCACCGCGAAGGTTGCCATGGGCCTCAACAGACGGGCCATAGGGTTCGAGAAGAGCAAGGTGGCGTTCGACTATCAGATCGACGAAGTGGCCAAGATCGAGCCGGGCTCCCTGCTGCCTGCGCTAAAGATCCCACAGCAGAGCCAATTGCCCAATCAGGGCAAGCCCTGGACTGAAGAGGAGAAAGAGCGGTTGTGGCGGCGCTATCTGAGGTTAATCCAGGTTCATCGCACGAAAAAGAGGGTCATCGAGCTCCTCTGCGATGAGTTTGGCCGAGGCAGGTTTGCCCTCTCTAAGGTTATTAGCCAGATAAGAGGCTCATCCACAGATTACACAGATTCCGCAGATTAAATCAGGCCGAAACGAGGCGACAGAAACGACGACCCTGGCAGATTCTGTTCGAGGCCCACTGGACCCATCCCTTCCAACTCCCCTCCCTAATCTGCGTAATCTGCGGATAGACCTCTACCCTGGGAACAGCAGTGACATCTTCTGGA
This bacterium DNA region includes the following protein-coding sequences:
- a CDS encoding DNA methyltransferase; this translates as MIPTQHPTGQESRPARGQFYNEDCIEGCKRHVPDGTVDLIITDPPYGIAGDKLHQHYNRKEGFVLDGYIEVPADEYADFSLRWLEQAARILRPGGALYVFSGYTNLVHVLKALRVVGLEEVNHIIWKYNFGVYTKRKYISSHYHIMYYKKPGGRVTFNTYCRYGADERDDNGSENYRDREDVWIINREYKPGQRKNKNELPKQLLIKLIQYSSNEGDLVCDLFLGSFSTAKVAMGLNRRAIGFEKSKVAFDYQIDEVAKIEPGSLLPALKIPQQSQLPNQGKPWTEEEKERLWRRYLRLIQVHRTKKRVIELLCDEFGRGRFALSKVISQIRGSSTDYTDSAD
- a CDS encoding nucleotidyltransferase domain-containing protein; this translates as MNYHGIDIPRDRIAEFCRKWKVTELSLFGSVLREDFGPESDVDVLVTLAEDAPWSLFEWVDMIDELKVVFGQDVDLVEKSGLRNPFRRHEILKHMKVVYAA
- a CDS encoding radical SAM protein, whose protein sequence is MAIVSSRRIRTLGQILRASKASWLIALAAKEAARRIAGWPRCLLVEASTECNLSCPWCEDVFDLSGRKRKFMSADDFASVMRHVSRHVTAVTFVRTGEPLMNPDILRMIDEARKRSLVVTLNSNLATLGQAMIDELIDLAPHRIVTTLISAERDEYEAKQVGAKFERTISNIAAICSGRRERKRHFPLVEVQLIATKTSVKQIDAFRRIVERIGCDSAYVKPMRIDTARDDETYRRIHVDDLPVGHEVCNYELDSAGRPILKCQEVCPQSENIYVTADGDVFPCLFAFGNLEPYGNLISDGWRSVWRGSGLRGDKRRRLRGRGHPMCASCIPSREISRPVLGQ
- a CDS encoding ATPase, T2SS/T4P/T4SS family, translated to MSAKARKEKSVTLEALLKTMIKRGASDLHLVPGSPPRLRKDGKIVPIFKTSLSPAETEIHCLGLLNEDQKKRLSRDKSLNISFGISGLARFRASLYYQKGSICGTFKEIIKDIMPAQQLELPSTFFELLDKRSGLMLITGPAGSGRSTVWAAAIDFLNERRSLHIRTIEDPISFLFQHKKSMVTQVEIASDVPSVRQALAAAQEHNADVVGISDLDSLDAFTGSLQLAESGVLVIGCAQASSCQSCVSNLLELVPDSCTSSVRNSLARNLIGITCQYLVVKKDGQGRALAMELLVATPDVQQMIRNDTQMLYSLMESGTAGMQTKDQALLELYKKDQIDFGTAFDMMEDPAGLIRAG
- a CDS encoding YgiT-type zinc finger protein, which translates into the protein MRCVVCGSEMVSTKTDLPFKVGPSSIVISKELPVQSCTRCQEFALEDAIMEKVDKILASVDESLELEVVHFAA